One stretch of Variovorax sp. 54 DNA includes these proteins:
- a CDS encoding arsenate-mycothiol transferase ArsC, with the protein MQQRIEVVFVSRRNSLRSVLAEACLAHLDSKRFAARSCGQPGRLAADVHPAAVEALGSAGIAVPMSPPRSWDVFARAGSPRVDFVITLDPSLEPLQPRWPGQPDAALWPYPDVAAAGAGPDDAVHGAIQVLYSLRRRLELLINLPLLGADRSALRSDIRDMAHMR; encoded by the coding sequence ATGCAGCAACGGATCGAAGTCGTCTTTGTCTCGCGGCGCAACTCGCTGCGCAGCGTGCTGGCCGAGGCCTGCCTGGCCCACCTCGACTCGAAGCGTTTCGCGGCGCGCTCGTGCGGGCAGCCGGGGCGGCTTGCGGCGGACGTGCATCCTGCGGCCGTCGAGGCGCTGGGCAGCGCCGGCATCGCGGTGCCGATGTCACCGCCGCGCAGCTGGGATGTGTTCGCGCGCGCGGGCTCGCCCCGGGTCGACTTCGTCATCACGCTCGACCCCTCGCTCGAACCGCTGCAGCCGCGCTGGCCCGGACAGCCCGATGCGGCGCTGTGGCCTTACCCGGACGTGGCCGCTGCCGGCGCCGGCCCGGACGACGCGGTGCATGGCGCGATCCAGGTGCTGTATTCGCTGCGGCGACGGCTCGAACTGCTGATCAACCTGCCGCTGCTGGGCGCCGACCGCAGCGCGCTGAGGTCCGACATCCGCGACATGGCGCACATGCGCTGA